A region of Paenibacillus sp. JNUCC-31 DNA encodes the following proteins:
- a CDS encoding DJ-1/PfpI family protein: MKIVLRITIYLIVFVFIVGGTGAIGFINTMNSGMSVYDKTAPSLTNVQIPKYDASKPTVAVLLENEVTEVFDFLVPYEMFAMTEAYNVYGVAPDRKIKSLTGGLDVIPHYSFDEMDTMLGKSPDIIVIPFMPILNDKKYAPVREWIQKHSGNQTILLSICNGAENLADTGLLNGKSAATHWGDINRLIKKYPEIHWVKDQRYVAQGNIVSSAGLTSGIDATLYVISQQLGDAAAKKIADDMNYPSYNYVINPNMKPFSAGLSDITYVLNNAYQWNKVKAGVLLYNGADELDLSAAFDTYGASGTTRTLTISNKNEPIVTKHGLNLVARYQTPNVPKLAKMIVVGPDAEAIAAEDIKQWNNSDNGAELLFLHRDMAERFAMDPAFEDLAKQEDIQTAKFAAKRLEYRATDHLKLEGKPFSFEAFGLPILLGILALIIASFIDRRFFGRKQG; encoded by the coding sequence TTGAAAATTGTATTACGCATCACCATTTATCTGATCGTTTTTGTGTTTATCGTGGGAGGAACAGGAGCCATCGGATTTATCAACACAATGAATTCCGGAATGTCAGTTTACGATAAAACTGCGCCTTCATTAACGAATGTACAAATACCAAAATATGACGCTAGTAAACCAACAGTGGCTGTACTATTGGAGAACGAAGTGACAGAGGTGTTCGACTTCCTCGTTCCTTACGAGATGTTTGCGATGACAGAAGCTTACAATGTGTATGGTGTTGCTCCTGACCGTAAAATCAAATCCCTTACTGGGGGACTTGATGTTATCCCACATTATTCATTCGATGAGATGGACACGATGTTAGGTAAAAGTCCAGACATTATCGTCATTCCATTTATGCCGATTTTGAACGATAAAAAGTATGCTCCTGTTCGTGAATGGATTCAAAAGCATTCGGGTAATCAGACGATTTTACTCTCTATTTGTAACGGAGCAGAAAACCTGGCAGATACTGGATTGTTGAATGGTAAATCAGCTGCTACACATTGGGGCGACATTAATCGACTTATCAAAAAATATCCAGAAATTCACTGGGTGAAGGATCAACGTTACGTTGCGCAAGGAAATATCGTATCTTCCGCGGGTCTGACATCAGGAATTGATGCCACGTTGTATGTCATCTCCCAGCAGCTGGGTGATGCGGCTGCAAAAAAAATAGCAGACGATATGAACTATCCTTCTTATAATTATGTGATAAATCCAAATATGAAGCCCTTTAGTGCCGGACTTAGTGATATCACATACGTATTAAATAATGCCTATCAATGGAACAAAGTCAAAGCAGGCGTACTCCTGTACAATGGCGCAGATGAACTGGATTTGTCTGCTGCATTTGATACGTACGGTGCCTCCGGCACGACAAGGACACTTACGATATCCAATAAAAATGAACCCATCGTAACGAAACATGGTCTGAACCTGGTCGCGCGTTATCAAACACCAAACGTACCAAAGCTCGCTAAAATGATTGTCGTTGGTCCCGATGCTGAGGCTATAGCTGCCGAGGACATTAAGCAATGGAATAACAGTGACAATGGTGCGGAGTTACTGTTCCTGCACCGTGATATGGCAGAGCGATTTGCGATGGACCCTGCATTTGAGGATTTGGCAAAACAGGAAGATATCCAAACTGCGAAATTTGCAGCTAAGCGTCTTGAATATCGTGCCACAGACCACCTGAAGCTGGAAGGCAAACCTTTCTCCTTTGAAGCGTTTGGTCTACCTATTTTACTTGGCATACTAGCTTTAATAATTGCCTCATTTATTGATAGACGTTTCTTCGGTAGGAAACAAGGCTAG
- a CDS encoding SDR family oxidoreductase: MSKLKGKIALVTGASRGIGRGIALRLAQEGAVVAVHYGKRQNEAEEVVHQIEQNGGAAFAIGADLSTLNGIHDLYVALDEALQERTGDNRFDILVNNAGIGQVVTFEETTEESFNEVMNINVKALLFVTQQALPRLRDGGHIINISSFVTRVASPSVFAYSMSKGAVDTLTHILAQQLGSRNITVNAIQPGIINTEMNAGTLQNPNGQKSAAGLSTFKRWGEPEDVADIAAFLASSDSRWVTGQLIDASGGSHL; the protein is encoded by the coding sequence ATGAGTAAGTTGAAGGGTAAAATCGCTTTAGTAACCGGTGCAAGCCGGGGAATTGGTCGTGGTATTGCGTTGCGTCTAGCGCAGGAGGGCGCAGTAGTTGCAGTACACTATGGAAAAAGACAAAATGAAGCAGAGGAAGTTGTTCATCAGATAGAGCAAAATGGAGGTGCCGCATTCGCGATCGGTGCTGACTTAAGTACCCTTAACGGCATTCATGATTTATATGTGGCTTTGGATGAAGCCCTTCAGGAACGTACAGGTGATAATCGTTTTGACATTCTTGTGAATAATGCTGGAATCGGACAAGTTGTAACCTTTGAAGAGACGACGGAAGAATCTTTCAACGAGGTCATGAACATTAATGTCAAGGCACTGCTTTTTGTTACCCAACAAGCTTTACCACGTCTGAGAGATGGAGGCCATATTATCAATATCTCTTCGTTTGTAACACGTGTGGCCTCCCCCAGTGTTTTCGCCTACAGCATGTCGAAGGGTGCAGTCGACACGCTTACGCACATCTTGGCTCAACAGCTTGGGAGCCGTAATATTACGGTGAATGCCATCCAGCCTGGTATCATTAATACAGAGATGAATGCCGGGACGTTGCAAAATCCCAATGGACAGAAATCTGCCGCTGGTCTTTCAACCTTTAAAAGGTGGGGGGAGCCTGAAGATGTTGCAGATATTGCTGCCTTTCTGGCCTCGTCGGACAGCCGTTGGGTCACTGGTCAATTAATTGATGCAAGTGGCGGATCTCATCTGTAA
- a CDS encoding DUF2975 domain-containing protein translates to MNGIEFKAKPGLKRMHIALMIGYWGGIGLLIALVCFKLWIGLKPQELFSAEKGIAHWFFSVPLSDTLTNSVMVPFTYFQPINPDMFDAKTAYLVVSLTNTTLIFITYIYSIGQIRNIIGSILSGSSPFNQANATRLKKLGIVVILYSLLAKLVLNILICLFVTRIFSINLGGISLIGIIIGILVLFVSEIFKYGVLLQEEHDSTL, encoded by the coding sequence ATGAACGGAATTGAATTTAAAGCCAAACCTGGACTCAAAAGAATGCACATTGCACTTATGATCGGATACTGGGGAGGAATCGGGCTGCTCATTGCGTTGGTCTGTTTCAAACTCTGGATTGGATTAAAACCTCAGGAACTGTTTTCTGCAGAGAAAGGAATCGCGCACTGGTTCTTTTCAGTACCTTTATCGGATACGCTGACGAATAGCGTTATGGTGCCTTTCACTTATTTTCAACCGATCAATCCCGATATGTTCGATGCCAAGACTGCTTATCTGGTCGTCAGTTTGACCAACACTACGCTTATCTTCATTACTTACATCTACTCGATTGGTCAGATTCGTAATATAATAGGTAGCATACTTAGCGGAAGCAGCCCGTTTAATCAGGCGAATGCCACCCGTCTGAAAAAGCTGGGAATAGTCGTTATCCTGTATTCTTTGCTGGCGAAGCTCGTTCTCAACATTCTGATCTGCCTGTTCGTTACTCGTATCTTCTCAATTAATCTGGGCGGTATCTCTTTAATCGGAATTATCATCGGCATACTAGTGCTGTTCGTCTCCGAGATTTTCAAATATGGCGTTCTTCTGCAGGAAGAGCATGATTCGACTTTATGA
- a CDS encoding type I polyketide synthase — MDSRIDDTDDQLALDIAVIGMSCSFPQAKGLEQFWELLRSGKEAVSFFTDEELLERGVSRDRLNDPNYVKAASIMEDHDIFDAGFFGISPNEAKSMDPQHRIFLEGCWEGLEHAGYDPEKYDGDIGIFAGVGMNTYLFEVLGKNPEYLKSISQEQIMIGNDKDFLPTRVAYKLNLRGPSININTACSTSLVAIHLSRQSLLLGECDMAIAGGVSISLPFRNGYTYMSDGIQSQDGHCRAFDADAGGTIWGDGCGVVVLKRLADAIRDGDSIHAVIKGSAINNDGSNKVGYTAPSVEGQSKVIVEALAVSGLSPDQINYVEAHGTGTALGDPIEIAALSQAFRYGTDRQAFCPIGSVKTNIGHLNSAAGIAGLIKTILSLQNRQLPPSLHYKSPNPKIDFESSPFFVNSTLMDWEMESGPLRAGVSSMGIGGTNCHVIVEEAPAVSAQPATIQDVEQHTLLLSARSQEALERVTVNLADYLGNHPELSIENVAYTLQCGRRSFSHRRALRARTIEEAVFILREREPGLLLDARDVQSNESFLWQDPELEAWIKGREIDWSVRWERRSPRRVPLPTYPFERTRYWVEPAASPTEQLAAQHDDYFKKLDDMSDWYYLPSWRTSSLSFIHKPQEAKVRMIFLDKFEVGDAIASSYEKEPGTTIKVTIGKRYKQTEELSFVLNPTEPDDFRRMLTVLHESDLLPDSIIFAWGLDTASYESEPNLKTLINAQSNGFFALLQLVQAIDERLLTKKVELIALTNNAFDVLGNETLCVDASTIYGLLLVVQQAYDNFVCRLIDLSVLESEPSSKQRNQTVVAVRKEIEHPTNELVCAYRGEKRFVRKYESLKVEKDAPRYNTLRSDGIYLVFGALEGIGYLISEHMVRNIGAKVLILEESNFPEQADWNKWLLEKGDDDPISQRIQHAVSLVENGAQYIGRIGNMEEVDTLLTSVQAQVGTITGIIHAPGASNAKRVRSIASTSKDTWEEHFDNVVFSLIVMERYFHNKPLDFRIMLNSLGSVLGGDGFIQIATVSNYAKAYLTRQNRMDEQNWVVQCWDSWVIEWGQIRNYLPDAVYARLEPSVLTHEEGIDCFEHSFAVSGVVELDISATDLNNRYKKWVSLEPLQKANSKEMEKEAKHSRPDLVTAYEAPSNDIERSLEAIFGELLGIEAVGIHDNFFELGGHSLLGLQLASKIRNQYHVDVNIYYIYNYPTIAGLTAYLESPEQNIVV, encoded by the coding sequence ATGGATAGTAGAATAGATGATACAGATGATCAACTTGCTCTTGATATCGCCGTGATCGGCATGTCCTGCTCGTTTCCACAGGCCAAAGGACTAGAGCAGTTCTGGGAGCTCCTTAGAAGTGGTAAGGAGGCAGTATCGTTTTTTACAGATGAGGAACTGTTGGAAAGAGGTGTTTCAAGAGATCGATTGAACGATCCTAACTACGTCAAGGCTGCTTCAATTATGGAAGATCACGACATTTTCGATGCCGGATTTTTTGGAATTAGTCCGAATGAAGCCAAAAGTATGGATCCGCAGCACCGTATTTTTCTGGAAGGATGCTGGGAAGGACTTGAACATGCAGGCTATGATCCGGAGAAATATGATGGTGACATCGGCATCTTCGCAGGTGTTGGCATGAATACGTATTTATTTGAAGTGCTTGGGAAAAACCCCGAGTACTTAAAATCGATCAGTCAAGAGCAGATTATGATAGGTAATGATAAAGACTTCCTGCCTACAAGGGTTGCTTATAAGCTAAATTTACGAGGGCCAAGCATCAATATTAATACAGCATGCTCTACTTCTTTAGTTGCCATTCATCTATCACGCCAAAGTTTACTTCTAGGTGAGTGTGATATGGCGATTGCTGGAGGCGTCTCAATTTCTCTTCCGTTCCGGAATGGGTATACCTATATGAGTGATGGTATTCAATCCCAAGATGGACATTGCCGAGCCTTTGACGCTGACGCAGGGGGGACAATTTGGGGAGACGGCTGCGGAGTCGTTGTATTGAAGAGACTGGCAGATGCAATCAGAGACGGAGACAGCATTCATGCAGTTATTAAAGGGTCAGCGATAAATAATGATGGATCAAATAAAGTTGGGTATACCGCCCCAAGCGTTGAAGGGCAAAGTAAAGTCATCGTTGAGGCGCTTGCGGTATCCGGGCTTTCTCCAGACCAAATTAACTATGTTGAGGCCCATGGTACGGGAACTGCTTTGGGCGACCCTATTGAGATTGCTGCTTTAAGCCAAGCTTTTCGTTACGGTACAGACCGTCAAGCATTCTGTCCGATTGGATCTGTAAAAACGAATATTGGCCATTTGAACTCAGCAGCCGGTATCGCTGGATTGATTAAAACGATTCTATCGCTACAAAATAGACAACTGCCGCCAAGCCTCCATTATAAGAGCCCTAATCCAAAGATCGACTTTGAGAGTAGCCCTTTCTTTGTTAATTCAACGTTAATGGATTGGGAAATGGAGTCAGGACCATTACGTGCAGGAGTAAGCTCCATGGGGATTGGTGGGACTAACTGCCACGTTATTGTGGAAGAAGCTCCTGCAGTATCAGCTCAGCCAGCTACAATACAAGATGTAGAGCAGCACACACTTCTTTTATCAGCACGTTCTCAAGAAGCTTTGGAGCGTGTGACAGTCAACTTAGCCGATTATTTAGGAAACCATCCCGAACTTTCAATCGAGAACGTCGCTTACACGCTTCAATGTGGTCGGCGTTCATTTTCACACCGAAGAGCTCTACGAGCTAGAACCATTGAGGAAGCCGTTTTTATCTTGCGAGAGAGGGAACCTGGATTGTTACTTGATGCTAGAGATGTACAGTCTAATGAGAGTTTCTTATGGCAGGATCCTGAGCTTGAGGCATGGATTAAAGGCAGAGAGATCGATTGGTCAGTACGCTGGGAGCGTAGGTCGCCTCGTCGCGTTCCGTTACCAACATATCCATTTGAACGAACAAGATATTGGGTTGAGCCTGCAGCATCTCCAACCGAGCAGCTTGCAGCTCAGCATGATGATTATTTCAAAAAATTGGATGACATGAGTGACTGGTACTATTTGCCGTCATGGAGAACGTCATCATTATCCTTCATTCATAAACCTCAGGAAGCTAAAGTTCGTATGATTTTCCTTGATAAATTTGAGGTAGGTGATGCCATCGCTTCTTCATATGAGAAGGAGCCTGGAACAACGATTAAAGTGACAATTGGCAAACGGTACAAGCAAACGGAAGAGTTATCTTTCGTTCTTAACCCTACGGAACCGGATGACTTTCGCAGAATGCTGACCGTTTTGCACGAATCGGATCTTTTACCAGACAGCATTATTTTTGCATGGGGGCTGGACACAGCTTCCTACGAAAGTGAACCTAATCTCAAAACATTAATCAATGCCCAGAGCAATGGATTCTTCGCGTTGCTACAACTCGTTCAAGCCATTGATGAACGATTGCTTACTAAAAAAGTAGAACTTATTGCATTAACTAATAATGCGTTTGACGTGTTGGGTAATGAAACGCTTTGTGTAGATGCAAGCACGATTTATGGTTTGTTACTTGTTGTGCAGCAGGCGTATGACAATTTTGTTTGCCGGCTTATCGATCTGTCTGTCTTAGAATCGGAACCATCTTCTAAGCAGCGCAATCAAACCGTAGTGGCAGTTCGAAAAGAAATCGAACATCCAACCAACGAACTTGTATGCGCTTACCGAGGAGAGAAGCGTTTTGTTCGGAAATATGAGTCTCTGAAAGTAGAGAAGGACGCGCCACGATATAACACACTGCGGAGCGATGGTATTTATCTTGTATTTGGAGCATTGGAAGGCATAGGTTACCTCATATCCGAACACATGGTACGCAATATCGGGGCGAAGGTACTTATACTTGAGGAGAGCAATTTTCCGGAGCAAGCGGATTGGAACAAATGGCTGCTGGAAAAAGGTGATGATGATCCGATAAGTCAGAGAATTCAACATGCAGTCTCACTAGTTGAGAATGGCGCACAGTATATAGGTAGGATTGGGAATATGGAGGAAGTTGACACATTACTGACGTCTGTTCAAGCTCAAGTAGGCACGATAACAGGAATTATCCATGCTCCAGGGGCTTCAAATGCAAAGAGGGTTCGATCCATAGCAAGTACCAGTAAGGATACTTGGGAGGAACATTTTGATAATGTCGTATTTAGCTTAATTGTGATGGAACGTTATTTTCATAATAAACCCCTTGATTTCCGTATTATGCTGAATTCGTTAGGCTCAGTGCTCGGTGGGGATGGTTTTATTCAAATTGCGACTGTTTCAAACTATGCCAAAGCTTACCTTACTAGACAGAATCGAATGGACGAGCAGAATTGGGTTGTACAATGCTGGGATTCTTGGGTTATTGAGTGGGGGCAGATTCGGAATTATCTACCTGATGCTGTATACGCACGCTTGGAGCCGTCTGTATTGACGCACGAAGAAGGTATTGATTGCTTTGAGCACTCCTTTGCCGTAAGTGGAGTTGTGGAGCTAGATATTTCGGCAACTGATTTGAATAACAGATATAAAAAGTGGGTCTCATTAGAACCTCTTCAAAAAGCAAACTCGAAGGAAATGGAAAAGGAAGCCAAGCATTCTCGGCCAGACCTGGTTACAGCCTACGAAGCCCCATCTAATGATATCGAAAGATCTCTTGAGGCTATTTTTGGAGAACTACTGGGTATCGAGGCAGTTGGGATTCATGATAATTTCTTTGAATTGGGCGGTCATTCGCTTTTGGGACTACAGTTAGCTTCGAAAATACGGAATCAGTATCATGTGGATGTAAATATTTATTATATCTATAACTATCCTACAATTGCAGGTTTAACCGCTTATCTGGAGTCTCCGGAACAAAACATCGTTGTCTAG
- a CDS encoding helix-turn-helix domain-containing protein — MPIIIRLDRVLADKKMKLNDLADKVGISNVNLSNLKTGKVKAIRFSTLEAICEILDCQPGDIMEFVPDDSDSREMN, encoded by the coding sequence GTGCCGATTATTATACGTCTCGACCGAGTTCTGGCCGACAAAAAAATGAAATTGAATGACCTGGCAGATAAGGTTGGGATCTCAAATGTCAATCTGTCCAATCTGAAAACGGGGAAAGTGAAGGCGATCCGCTTCTCTACCTTGGAAGCGATCTGCGAAATCTTAGACTGTCAGCCGGGAGACATTATGGAATTTGTTCCGGATGATAGCGACAGCCGTGA